One genomic segment of Rivularia sp. PCC 7116 includes these proteins:
- a CDS encoding DNA phosphorothioation-associated putative methyltransferase — protein MLEDLAIERHRAAIYRTDLSRPIKLAVEFEIINTKTTFFDYGCGHGGDVKRLTAMKVKSAGWDPYYKPDAPLVSADVVNFGYILNVIEDTQERLKSLQNAWKLAGKVLIVAAQVLVSAISSKNQLAYGDGVVTRRNTFQKYYEQAELKQYIDSALEVDAVPVALGIFFIFRDEQEKENFRVECYRSRVIAPRIILATKKYENCKQELAPLIKFYTKRGRLPVEGELEPEAESKILVEFTSIRRAFKVILQATDEAEWDAIAYRRSLDIQVYLALVQFEEERPRLSELPQEIRHDIKAFFGTYRDACEVADEKLFSLAEPKIIRAACHKSKVGKFTPSALYVHIKALGELEPLLRIYEGCASRAFGRPEETTLVKLHIKEPRISYLYYPDFDTDAHPTLKASIVIDLKTFKITRGDYSTRENPPILHRKETFVTPKYPLYEQFAQFTQLEVQAGLFENPSEIGTREGWQKCLEEKSIEIKGHQLYRINGEQVTLESEESEESEDLSVTSEQ, from the coding sequence ATGCTGGAAGATTTAGCAATTGAACGCCACAGAGCAGCAATTTACCGCACAGACTTATCTCGTCCAATAAAATTGGCAGTCGAATTTGAAATTATAAATACTAAAACCACATTTTTTGACTATGGATGCGGACATGGCGGTGATGTGAAAAGATTGACGGCTATGAAAGTAAAAAGTGCGGGTTGGGACCCCTATTACAAACCCGATGCACCTTTGGTTTCTGCTGATGTAGTTAATTTCGGTTATATCCTCAATGTGATTGAAGATACCCAAGAACGCCTCAAAAGTCTTCAAAATGCCTGGAAATTAGCTGGCAAAGTATTGATTGTTGCCGCTCAAGTATTAGTCAGTGCTATTAGCAGCAAAAACCAATTAGCTTATGGGGATGGTGTAGTAACTCGTCGCAATACGTTTCAGAAATATTACGAACAAGCAGAACTCAAACAATATATTGATAGCGCTTTAGAAGTTGATGCAGTACCTGTAGCTCTGGGGATTTTCTTCATATTCCGCGACGAACAAGAAAAAGAAAATTTTCGCGTAGAGTGCTATCGTTCCCGCGTAATTGCACCCAGAATTATTCTTGCTACCAAAAAATATGAAAACTGCAAGCAAGAATTAGCACCATTAATTAAATTTTATACAAAACGCGGCAGGCTGCCAGTTGAAGGGGAATTAGAACCAGAAGCCGAATCAAAAATACTAGTAGAATTTACCAGTATTCGTCGTGCTTTCAAAGTCATATTGCAAGCAACAGATGAAGCAGAATGGGATGCGATCGCCTACCGTCGTTCTTTGGATATCCAGGTTTATCTCGCTTTAGTACAGTTCGAGGAAGAACGTCCTAGATTATCGGAGTTACCCCAAGAAATTCGCCACGACATCAAAGCATTTTTCGGTACATATCGAGATGCTTGCGAAGTCGCCGACGAAAAATTATTTAGTTTAGCCGAACCTAAAATTATTAGAGCAGCTTGCCATAAAAGTAAAGTTGGTAAATTTACACCCAGCGCTCTCTACGTTCACATCAAAGCGCTCGGAGAACTAGAGCCATTACTGCGAATCTACGAAGGCTGTGCCAGTCGTGCATTTGGGCGACCGGAAGAAACAACGCTCGTTAAACTTCACATCAAAGAACCACGAATATCTTATTTATATTATCCCGACTTTGATACTGATGCTCATCCAACATTAAAAGCAAGCATTGTTATCGACTTAAAGACATTCAAAATCACTCGCGGCGATTATTCCACAAGGGAAAATCCCCCTATACTGCACCGAAAAGAAACATTTGTCACTCCCAAATATCCACTTTACGAACAATTTGCCCAATTTACTCAACTTGAAGTCCAAGCAGGATTGTTTGAAAATCCCAGCGAAATTGGAACCCGCGAAGGTTGGCAAAAATGTCTTGAAGAAAAAAGTATAGAAATCAAGGGACATCAGCTTTATCGAATCAATGGCGAACAGGTAACGCTTGAAAGTGAGGAGAGTGAGGAGAGCGAGGACTTATCAGTAACCAGCGAACAGTGA
- a CDS encoding LEVG family PEP-CTERM protein has translation MRKFNVIAGILGLGLGFAAAAPAAHAASFIPQQEGEIKLTNLETLDPNQTISTSGLGFSVTSLEFDDAEAPEIEYGLSRLFVDDAATANNYGDGFIKFSSAGNDAGTNAGAGEFWLRAAAIQKNGVASEGGRLEVGRFLFEFERELEEITIDFFDVESLGSGILQVNGQSVTDKILADGLGDGNTQSLTLNNVNSLVLQLGNTNGSGSGDGVLISGVEAVKSVPEPTTTFSLGALAVAGMFGVKKRKNLKK, from the coding sequence ATGCGTAAGTTTAACGTTATTGCTGGAATATTAGGTTTAGGTTTAGGATTTGCTGCTGCTGCACCTGCTGCTCATGCTGCTAGCTTTATACCTCAACAAGAAGGTGAGATTAAATTGACAAACCTTGAAACTCTTGACCCGAACCAGACTATTAGTACTAGTGGCTTAGGTTTCAGCGTTACAAGTTTAGAGTTTGACGATGCTGAAGCTCCCGAAATAGAATACGGGCTCAGTCGATTATTTGTTGATGACGCAGCAACTGCAAATAATTATGGTGACGGTTTTATTAAATTTTCTTCTGCTGGTAATGATGCTGGAACAAACGCAGGTGCTGGTGAATTTTGGCTTCGTGCTGCTGCTATTCAAAAGAATGGCGTAGCCTCTGAGGGAGGTCGGTTAGAAGTAGGTCGTTTCTTATTTGAATTTGAAAGAGAATTGGAAGAAATTACTATTGATTTCTTTGATGTAGAATCATTAGGCAGCGGAATTCTTCAAGTAAACGGACAGAGTGTTACAGATAAGATTCTAGCAGACGGACTAGGAGACGGTAATACCCAGTCATTAACGTTAAACAATGTAAATTCTTTAGTACTACAGCTTGGTAACACTAACGGCTCGGGAAGTGGTGATGGTGTATTAATTTCTGGAGTCGAAGCTGTTAAATCCGTACCCGAACCCACAACAACATTTAGCCTTGGCGCTTTAGCAGTCGCTGGTATGTTTGGTGTTAAGAAGCGTAAAAATCTTAAAAAGTAG
- a CDS encoding protein kinase, whose translation MQLWQPNQQLQNGKFTIQKVLGAGGYGVTYSAIEASTNNVVAIKTLNPIHHSQGDFEQQQDNFVKEAFRLAKCSHPHIVKVHDVITAIRLFIVLILNS comes from the coding sequence ATGCAACTCTGGCAACCCAACCAGCAGCTACAAAACGGTAAATTTACTATCCAGAAAGTCCTAGGTGCAGGTGGTTATGGTGTAACCTACAGCGCTATAGAAGCAAGTACGAATAATGTTGTTGCCATAAAAACCCTTAATCCGATTCATCATAGTCAAGGAGATTTTGAACAGCAGCAGGATAATTTTGTTAAAGAAGCTTTCCGTTTAGCCAAATGCAGCCATCCTCATATTGTCAAGGTTCACGATGTAATCACGGCAATTCGATTATTTATCGTTTTGATTTTAAATTCTTAA
- the dndE gene encoding DNA sulfur modification protein DndE: protein MESPIERIRLSQTAKDQLLKLRRFTKIDQWNILCRWGFCRSLAEKTIPSPVPIPQDSNVELSWRIFGGEMSDMLLLALKQRCYNDGLGTDKETLATQFRLHLHRGIAYLAGDPNIKKIEDLIELAAQE from the coding sequence ATGGAATCACCAATCGAACGCATCCGCCTATCCCAAACAGCCAAAGATCAACTTTTGAAGCTCAGACGCTTTACCAAAATTGACCAGTGGAATATTTTATGTCGGTGGGGTTTTTGTCGTTCATTGGCAGAAAAAACTATTCCTTCTCCCGTACCGATACCTCAAGACAGTAACGTTGAATTATCATGGCGAATATTTGGCGGTGAAATGTCCGACATGCTGCTTTTAGCTCTCAAACAACGCTGCTATAACGACGGTTTAGGAACCGACAAAGAAACTCTTGCTACTCAATTTCGTTTGCATCTACATCGCGGTATTGCCTATTTAGCAGGAGATCCTAATATTAAGAAAATTGAAGACTTGATCGAATTAGCCGCTCAAGAGTAG
- a CDS encoding cofactor assembly of complex C subunit B, whose translation MANPDPNRFLRRLPIVVGGLGAVLLLINRLQSPELTESQARADVLGVILSAVLILTGLIWQQVQPRTPDTVELVGEKVFFLAEDLSDAVKTELAWASHLLLTNTVTRCVVVYYQGKVLLRRGILGEKSDVTPGAILKRVLEKHKPVYLVDLKVYPGRVEFDYLPGNTQGVICQPIGEEGVLILGAHAPRSYTKQDENWIAGIADKLAVTLK comes from the coding sequence ATGGCTAATCCAGATCCCAATCGCTTTTTAAGGCGTCTGCCTATCGTTGTAGGTGGGTTAGGCGCTGTACTTTTGTTAATTAACCGCTTGCAGTCACCGGAATTAACTGAATCCCAAGCTCGTGCTGATGTACTTGGTGTAATTCTGAGCGCTGTTTTAATCTTGACGGGTTTAATTTGGCAGCAAGTACAACCAAGAACACCTGATACTGTAGAACTTGTAGGCGAAAAAGTTTTTTTTCTTGCTGAAGATTTATCAGATGCTGTAAAAACAGAATTAGCTTGGGCATCTCACTTATTATTGACAAATACAGTAACTCGTTGCGTAGTAGTTTACTATCAAGGCAAAGTTTTATTGCGTCGGGGAATTTTAGGAGAAAAATCGGACGTTACACCCGGAGCAATATTAAAAAGAGTTTTGGAAAAGCATAAGCCAGTTTATTTAGTAGATTTAAAAGTGTATCCCGGAAGAGTTGAATTTGACTATTTACCAGGTAATACTCAAGGTGTAATTTGTCAACCAATCGGCGAAGAAGGAGTCTTAATCTTAGGAGCGCACGCTCCACGGAGTTATACCAAACAAGACGAAAATTGGATAGCCGGAATCGCCGATAAATTAGCTGTTACTTTAAAGTAA
- the radA gene encoding DNA repair protein RadA, with protein sequence MPKPKTYYVCSECGGETPQWFGRCPACGTYNSLEEEIAVTNSTDVPSRGVGAWHSQMSKKKTANKPAKPRASLKLDQISDRQVERWSSGYGELDRVLGGGVVPGSMVLIGGDPGIGKSTLLLQVSNQLSQNYRVLYISGEESGQQVKLRGSRLGVAHQEHQEANGNGAVAVVKTTEDSDEKNQPTKTDSDLYVLPETDLEEILKEIESLRPNLAVIDSIQTVFFPALTSAPGSVAQVRECTAALMKVAKHEDITMLIVGHVTKEGAIAGPKVLEHLVDTVLYFEGDRFASHRLLRTVKNRFGATHEIGIFEMVSHGLREVPNPSELFLGSRDDPAPGTAIVVACEGTRPIVVELQALVSPTSYTSPRRACTGVDYSRLVQILAVLEKRVGIPMSKLDSYVASAGGLSVEEPAVDLGVAIAIVASFRDRIVDSGTVLIGEVGLGGQVRPVSQMELRLKEAAKLGFQRAIVPKGQKFPELDIEILPVSKVIDAIIAAIPQQTLTDEDLEMDDIDMEEMEE encoded by the coding sequence ATGCCAAAGCCTAAAACCTATTACGTTTGTTCTGAATGTGGTGGAGAAACTCCTCAATGGTTTGGTAGGTGTCCTGCTTGTGGAACCTACAACTCTTTAGAAGAGGAAATTGCTGTAACAAACTCTACTGATGTTCCTTCTCGGGGTGTGGGTGCTTGGCACTCTCAGATGAGTAAGAAGAAAACTGCCAATAAGCCAGCTAAGCCACGAGCATCTTTAAAATTAGACCAAATTAGCGATCGCCAGGTTGAGCGCTGGAGTTCTGGCTATGGGGAATTGGATCGAGTTTTAGGTGGTGGGGTGGTTCCGGGTTCTATGGTATTAATTGGTGGCGACCCCGGCATAGGTAAATCTACTCTGCTGTTGCAAGTATCAAATCAGTTATCCCAAAATTATCGAGTTCTTTATATATCGGGAGAAGAATCCGGACAACAAGTCAAATTAAGGGGTTCGCGTTTGGGAGTGGCTCATCAAGAGCATCAAGAAGCAAATGGTAATGGTGCTGTTGCAGTAGTAAAAACAACTGAAGACAGTGACGAAAAGAACCAACCAACTAAGACCGATAGCGATTTATATGTATTGCCTGAAACAGACTTAGAAGAAATTTTAAAAGAGATTGAATCCCTTAGACCGAATTTAGCAGTAATTGATAGCATTCAAACGGTATTTTTCCCTGCGTTAACTTCGGCACCAGGTTCGGTTGCACAGGTACGCGAATGTACTGCGGCTTTGATGAAAGTAGCAAAACATGAAGATATCACCATGTTAATCGTGGGACACGTGACCAAAGAAGGAGCAATTGCTGGTCCGAAAGTGCTGGAACACTTAGTTGATACAGTACTGTATTTTGAAGGAGACAGATTTGCTTCCCATAGATTATTACGAACCGTAAAAAATCGTTTCGGCGCTACCCATGAAATTGGTATTTTTGAAATGGTTTCGCATGGTTTGCGGGAAGTTCCTAATCCCAGTGAGTTATTTTTAGGTAGTCGCGACGATCCAGCACCCGGTACTGCGATTGTTGTAGCTTGCGAAGGAACTCGTCCCATCGTGGTAGAATTGCAGGCTTTAGTAAGTCCGACTAGTTACACTTCTCCCCGTCGTGCCTGCACTGGGGTAGATTACAGTCGTTTGGTGCAAATCCTGGCAGTATTGGAAAAACGAGTCGGAATTCCTATGTCTAAGCTGGATTCTTACGTCGCTTCAGCAGGAGGATTAAGTGTAGAAGAACCAGCTGTAGATTTGGGAGTTGCCATTGCTATAGTTGCCAGCTTCCGAGATCGGATTGTAGATTCGGGTACCGTATTAATTGGTGAAGTTGGTTTAGGGGGACAAGTTCGTCCAGTATCTCAAATGGAACTACGGTTAAAAGAAGCAGCGAAACTGGGATTTCAAAGAGCAATTGTTCCCAAAGGACAGAAATTTCCCGAACTTGATATAGAAATTTTACCAGTTTCCAAAGTTATAGACGCGATTATTGCCGCCATACCGCAGCAAACACTTACAGATGAAGATCTGGAAATGGATGATATTGACATGGAGGAGATGGAAGAGTAG
- a CDS encoding HEAT repeat domain-containing protein, producing the protein MYDADDRYLLDVEAELESPLDKMEPLSAESEAEKPSPEAMLALLENPQPQQKMLAARAFCDIEDARATPHLIRLLTDICPLVRVSAAYGIGRNPSPDAVEPLIHQYNQDWNGHVRKGVVWALGNCRDIRCLATLADALRTDISAVRLWAASSFAQMAEVGYEAVVGAMPPLIEGLVKDSVPAVRSNCAWSIGQLCKELPSNIVYATAIDALIQAFAEDNDLGVREDTKAALLGVGDPRGLQLIETLEQEGWF; encoded by the coding sequence ATGTATGATGCAGATGACCGTTATCTACTTGATGTCGAAGCGGAGCTAGAAAGCCCTTTAGATAAGATGGAACCGCTGAGCGCGGAGTCGGAAGCGGAAAAACCATCACCGGAGGCTATGTTAGCACTGCTTGAAAATCCTCAGCCACAGCAGAAAATGCTGGCGGCACGTGCTTTTTGTGATATTGAAGATGCCCGCGCTACTCCTCATTTAATTCGTTTATTAACAGATATTTGCCCTCTGGTACGAGTCAGTGCAGCATATGGCATTGGACGCAATCCAAGCCCAGATGCGGTTGAACCGTTGATTCACCAATACAATCAAGACTGGAACGGTCATGTACGTAAAGGTGTGGTATGGGCGCTGGGTAATTGTCGAGATATACGTTGTTTAGCCACTTTAGCCGATGCCTTGAGAACCGATATCTCCGCAGTACGATTGTGGGCTGCTAGTTCTTTTGCACAAATGGCAGAAGTTGGTTACGAAGCTGTTGTGGGTGCGATGCCACCTTTAATTGAAGGCTTAGTCAAAGATTCTGTGCCAGCTGTACGAAGCAATTGTGCTTGGTCAATAGGACAATTATGTAAGGAGCTACCTTCAAATATTGTTTACGCTACTGCTATTGATGCTTTAATTCAAGCTTTCGCTGAAGATAATGATTTAGGAGTGCGCGAAGATACAAAAGCGGCACTACTGGGAGTTGGCGATCCTCGTGGACTTCAGTTAATTGAAACCCTCGAACAAGAAGGTTGGTTTTGA
- a CDS encoding LEVG family PEP-CTERM protein, translated as MKNIKKLVKTLAAVSTIGLGFATVSVSQAQAASLVPQIEGEIETNLGCLDPSNCIDTADLDFGYSVTSLKYDFDGKGPQFVESRLFSDDRSTRNDGTNGTFDLTQFGITFLDTDEGTNPNAGTNWFRAVAYEEGSTTPFEDGRLEVGRFKFDFNGKTANEVRLDFFDVEDGGFSGILEVNGQELSGQMLADMLLPAGPDSNIQTLVLKNVNDFVVQMGNPGPDSVFSNTGDGVSLEVKIPESENIIGLSALAVAGVITLKRRKRASQKA; from the coding sequence ATGAAAAACATCAAAAAGTTAGTAAAAACCCTTGCAGCAGTTTCCACTATCGGTTTAGGTTTTGCGACAGTATCTGTTTCACAAGCACAAGCAGCTTCATTAGTTCCTCAAATAGAAGGTGAAATCGAAACTAATCTTGGTTGTTTAGACCCTAGCAACTGTATAGATACAGCTGATTTAGATTTCGGTTACTCTGTTACGAGCTTAAAATACGACTTCGATGGAAAAGGTCCACAGTTTGTGGAAAGTCGCTTATTCTCAGACGACAGAAGTACTCGTAACGACGGAACTAATGGCACTTTCGACTTAACACAGTTCGGTATTACATTCCTTGATACTGACGAGGGAACAAATCCAAACGCAGGAACAAACTGGTTCCGTGCTGTAGCTTACGAAGAAGGTTCAACCACACCATTTGAAGACGGACGCTTAGAAGTTGGCCGGTTTAAGTTCGATTTCAATGGTAAAACAGCTAATGAAGTAAGACTAGACTTCTTTGATGTTGAGGATGGAGGATTCAGTGGCATTCTTGAAGTCAACGGACAAGAGCTATCAGGACAAATGTTAGCCGATATGCTACTTCCAGCAGGCCCTGACAGCAACATCCAGACTCTAGTCTTGAAAAACGTAAATGACTTCGTAGTTCAGATGGGTAATCCTGGCCCTGACAGCGTATTCAGTAACACTGGTGATGGTGTTTCACTAGAAGTGAAGATACCTGAGTCTGAAAATATCATTGGCTTGAGTGCTTTAGCTGTTGCTGGAGTTATTACATTAAAGCGACGCAAGAGAGCTTCACAAAAAGCTTAA
- the rpaB gene encoding response regulator transcription factor RpaB yields MESHKEKILVVDDEASIRRILETRLSMIGYDVVTAGDGEEALDTFRKAIPDLVVLDVMMPKLDGYGVCQELRKESDVPIIMLTALGDVADRITGLELGADDYVVKPFSPKELEARIRSVLRRVDKTSASGIPSSGVIHVSTIKIDTNKRQVYKGDERIRLTGMEFNLLELLVSRSGEAFSRSEILQEVWGYTPERHVDTRVVDVHISRLRAKLEDDPSNPELILTARGTGYLFQRIIEPGDE; encoded by the coding sequence TTGGAGAGTCATAAAGAAAAAATCCTGGTGGTAGACGACGAAGCCAGCATTCGCCGGATTTTAGAAACGCGCCTTTCGATGATTGGCTATGACGTGGTCACGGCTGGCGACGGGGAAGAAGCTTTGGATACCTTTCGCAAAGCAATTCCTGATTTAGTTGTTTTAGATGTAATGATGCCGAAGCTTGACGGCTATGGTGTCTGTCAGGAATTGCGTAAGGAATCCGATGTCCCAATCATTATGCTAACAGCTTTGGGAGATGTGGCAGACAGAATTACCGGTTTAGAACTCGGTGCTGATGACTATGTCGTAAAACCATTTTCCCCCAAAGAATTAGAAGCTCGTATCCGTTCTGTACTAAGACGAGTAGATAAAACTAGTGCTTCTGGAATTCCCAGTTCTGGAGTTATACATGTAAGTACTATTAAAATCGACACAAATAAGCGTCAAGTCTATAAAGGTGACGAACGCATTCGATTAACAGGAATGGAATTTAACCTGTTAGAACTCTTAGTAAGTCGTTCGGGAGAAGCTTTTTCTCGTTCGGAAATTTTACAAGAAGTTTGGGGATATACACCGGAACGTCATGTTGACACCCGTGTAGTAGACGTACATATTTCCCGTTTGCGAGCTAAATTAGAAGATGACCCTTCAAATCCAGAATTAATTTTAACCGCAAGAGGTACGGGGTACTTGTTTCAACGCATAATTGAACCGGGGGACGAATGA
- a CDS encoding GNAT family N-acetyltransferase produces the protein MAEKLLPDYTIRSGSTLDRALLVKFMQRTYQDMFPRQDFSHLSQTVEQYLSTETPLWWVEYSAEKQEQLDIFPTRPIACLWMGNAIDQISGLRHTHIFLLYVNPQHRRKGIGTALMQQAENSAKERGDTQIALQVFQTNEPAINLYNQLGYQTQSLWMVKPLQ, from the coding sequence GTGGCAGAAAAACTACTACCGGATTATACAATTCGTTCCGGCTCAACCTTGGATAGAGCGCTGCTGGTAAAATTCATGCAGCGCACCTACCAAGATATGTTTCCGCGACAAGATTTTTCACATTTATCGCAAACAGTAGAGCAGTATCTTTCTACAGAAACCCCTTTATGGTGGGTAGAATATTCAGCAGAAAAACAAGAACAATTAGATATATTTCCCACACGTCCAATTGCTTGTTTGTGGATGGGGAACGCTATTGACCAGATTAGCGGATTGCGTCACACACACATATTTCTTCTTTACGTAAATCCACAACATCGGCGCAAAGGTATCGGCACAGCCTTAATGCAGCAAGCAGAAAACTCGGCTAAAGAAAGAGGTGATACCCAAATAGCACTACAGGTTTTTCAAACCAACGAGCCAGCAATAAATCTCTACAACCAGCTTGGCTATCAAACTCAATCTTTGTGGATGGTTAAACCTTTACAGTGA
- a CDS encoding glycosyltransferase family 4 protein, whose protein sequence is MRILFLHPNFPAQFRHLAVALAKNSNNQVVFGTNRREGSLPGVIKAMYGSSREVRPETHHYVRPLEKAVLQGQGVYRLAEELKQKGFIPDIVYGHSGWGPTLFIKDAFPESTLLCYFEWFYQAHGSDADFDPIDPLSHDDEARIRIKNAPILIDLYSCDRGLSPTNWQRQQFPTEYHSKITVNHDGIDTKYFKPQPEAKLVLPRINLDLSSVEEIITYVARGMEPYRGFPQFIETVALIQQKRPNCHVVIVGEDRVAYGKQLPDNKTYKQLMLEKVPLDMTRVHFTGLLPYGEYLQVLQASSVHIYLTRPFVLSWSMLEALSTGCLIVASNTAPVTEVIEDGVNGLLVDFFSPEQICSRVEEVLNHPDKMSSIRERARETILQKYDLAQLLPKHLEWIQQDFKS, encoded by the coding sequence ATGCGTATTTTATTTTTACACCCTAATTTTCCGGCTCAGTTTCGTCATTTAGCTGTAGCTCTGGCAAAAAATTCCAACAATCAAGTTGTTTTTGGGACTAATCGTCGTGAAGGTTCCCTACCTGGTGTTATAAAAGCTATGTATGGTTCGAGTCGGGAAGTTCGTCCTGAGACTCACCACTATGTTAGACCTTTAGAAAAAGCTGTTTTGCAAGGACAAGGTGTTTACCGTTTAGCAGAAGAATTAAAGCAAAAGGGTTTTATTCCAGATATAGTTTACGGTCATTCTGGTTGGGGTCCGACGTTATTTATCAAAGATGCTTTTCCGGAATCTACTTTGCTTTGTTATTTTGAATGGTTCTATCAAGCACATGGTTCCGACGCTGATTTTGACCCTATTGACCCCTTAAGTCACGATGATGAAGCACGGATTCGGATTAAGAATGCTCCCATCCTAATTGACTTATACAGTTGCGATCGCGGTTTATCTCCAACTAATTGGCAGCGGCAGCAGTTTCCTACCGAGTATCACAGTAAAATTACTGTAAATCATGATGGAATTGATACAAAATATTTTAAACCGCAGCCGGAAGCGAAACTAGTTTTACCCAGAATTAATCTTGACCTTTCTAGTGTGGAAGAAATTATTACTTACGTTGCTAGGGGTATGGAACCTTATCGAGGTTTTCCCCAATTTATCGAAACTGTTGCGTTAATTCAACAAAAAAGACCGAATTGTCATGTTGTAATTGTCGGAGAAGATAGGGTTGCCTATGGAAAGCAACTTCCTGACAATAAAACTTATAAGCAGTTGATGCTCGAAAAAGTACCTTTAGATATGACAAGAGTACATTTTACAGGTTTACTGCCTTACGGTGAATATCTGCAAGTATTGCAAGCTTCTTCAGTTCATATATATTTAACTCGTCCTTTTGTTTTATCTTGGTCAATGTTAGAAGCATTATCTACAGGTTGTTTGATAGTGGCTTCAAATACAGCACCAGTAACTGAAGTAATTGAAGATGGTGTTAATGGTTTGTTAGTCGATTTCTTTTCACCCGAACAAATATGCAGCCGTGTAGAAGAAGTACTCAATCATCCCGATAAAATGTCTTCAATTCGAGAAAGAGCCAGAGAAACAATTTTGCAAAAATATGATTTAGCGCAGTTGTTACCGAAGCATTTGGAGTGGATACAGCAGGATTTTAAATCGTGA
- a CDS encoding DUF456 domain-containing protein — protein MQIIYGLIIVLMLAGVIGAVVPGIPGTSLILLGIIIWGFIKGSFAAISIPLIVTGIVLLLSMGIDFLAAYWGAKKAGASKWGQIGSMIGLAVAFFGLLPPFLVVGGPIIGIFIGPLLGAIIGELIYRRNLVVAVKAGVGIVVGSLIGNIIQGCLALAAVIFFVFTTYTQVFGV, from the coding sequence ATGCAAATTATCTACGGCTTAATAATTGTCTTGATGCTCGCAGGTGTGATTGGTGCTGTTGTTCCTGGAATACCGGGAACGAGTTTAATTTTACTTGGAATTATAATTTGGGGATTTATCAAAGGTTCTTTTGCCGCTATTAGTATTCCCTTGATTGTTACCGGAATCGTTTTGCTGCTGAGTATGGGGATTGATTTTTTAGCCGCATACTGGGGAGCAAAAAAAGCTGGTGCAAGTAAATGGGGACAAATTGGTTCAATGATTGGATTAGCTGTCGCATTCTTTGGATTATTGCCACCTTTTTTAGTTGTTGGTGGCCCTATAATAGGTATTTTTATTGGGCCGCTTTTAGGAGCAATTATTGGTGAATTAATTTATCGACGTAATTTAGTAGTGGCAGTAAAAGCTGGTGTGGGAATTGTTGTAGGTAGTTTGATTGGAAATATTATTCAAGGTTGTTTGGCTCTTGCAGCAGTTATATTTTTCGTTTTTACAACTTACACGCAGGTTTTTGGAGTTTAA